Proteins co-encoded in one Malus sylvestris chromosome 7, drMalSylv7.2, whole genome shotgun sequence genomic window:
- the LOC126630608 gene encoding SNF2 domain-containing protein CLASSY 1-like isoform X2, with protein sequence MRMKRKRHLYRAKHPFDANPFEALCCGSWQPVEVLSIRRGKMAMSFGNNHPCIIRDKGPFANLRVRSRHANMYDCTCFLRPGVDICVLSTPEHTDDSEEGSRDPVMVDARISSIERVPHESDRCSCQFYVNFYVNQGPLGTERATLNKEAKLVGIDEIFVFQMIDRDAYENQPYRWECSADCPTLPRTKLLLGTFLSDVSWLLVASVMKRVIFDIRSVKNKIVYQILEGDNDRTLLNSDNYLHAVNFKVDNGLLVPMVVEFVPDDATEADPTPEMDESVPSPSTELVGLRRSKRRIIQPERFLACDAPSEIEIGYVRSRPYKVDYSSEDDELYIPLSQLFAKHASHSEENTEAEQKFRPKKLKSSKDDNYWKTEEELACKSDDDDDVEYKIKTKSKKVKSGAGKLKRHRDELALVEYRRDPLTLGHGHRNVNTTPEKGANESDEFPAKYYYHHNRKTKRKNNSDLDDMDFQMKWDGKVSTSRASRVLYRRHHSIRSKRDPNGRTYPRRSLNTGAYKELINSFLKDMDCTNKPDANIMDQWNEFKAAKNSDQRKETEMPENDDEEEEMSETEMLWKEMELALASAYLQDNEGSNAAAANASPPKSDSACRHEFKLNEEIGIICSICGFVSTEIRDVSPPFVQNASVDTYDRKSNVEEPDNKRAEYEEFNFFHTRTTPDDPETLSEENDNVWALIPELRKKLLFHQKKAFEFLWKNVAGSLEPSLMERKAKKTGGCVISHTPGAGKTFLIIAFLTSYLKLFPGKRPLVLAPKTTLYTWYKEFIKWQIPIPVYLIHGRRTYRVFKKKTVNFTGGPKPTDDVMHVLDCLEKIQKWHAQPSVLVMGYTSFLTLMREDSKFVHRKFMAQVLRESPGLVVLDEGHNPRSTKSRLRKGLMKVETDLRILLSGTLFQNNFCEYFNTLCLARPKFVNEVLRALDPKYRRIKKGKEKARHLMEARARKLFLDKIAKKIDSNEEEDQRIQGLNQLRHITNGFIDVYEGGNSDTLPGLQIYTLLMNTTDIQRDMLDRLQNIMANYKGYPLELELLITLGSIHPWLITTACCAGKFFRPEELMELEQYKYDLHKGSKVKFVLNLVYQVVRNEKVLIFCHNIAPVRLFLELFERVFGWQRGREVLVLTGDLELFDRGKVMDKFEEPGGASRVLLASITACAEGISLTAASRVILLDSEWNPSKTKQAIARAFRPGQQKVVYVYQLLATGTLEEDKYGRTTWKEWVSSMIFSEAFVEDPSRWQAEKIEDDVLREMVAEDKSKSFHMIMKNEKASTVVRGKD encoded by the exons ATGAGGATGAAGAGGAAAAGACATCTGTATCGGGCTAAGCATCCGTTCGATGCTAATC CTTTTGAGGCTCTTTGCTGTGGTTCGTGGCAACCTGTGGAAGTTCTGAGCATCAGGCGTGGTAAGATGGCCATGAGTTTCGGAAACAATCATCCCTGTATAATCAGGGACAAAGGTCCATTCGCGAACCTACGAGTCAGGTCCAGACATGCAAATATGTATGATTGCACCTGCTTTCTGAGGCCGGGTGTTGATATTTGTGTGCTGTCAACCCCTGAACATACAGATGATTCAGAGGAAGGCAGTCGAGATCCA GTGATGGTTGATGCTCGAATAAGCTCGATCGAAAGGGTGCCGCATGAGTCTGATCGGTGCTCATGCCAATTCTATGTGAACTTTTATGTGAACCAAGGACCTCTTGGTACCGAGAGAGCAACACTGAACAAGGAAGCCAAACTGGTTGGAATTGATGAAATTTTCGTCTTCCAAATGATTGACCGGGATGCTTATGAGAATCAACCCTACCGTTGGGAGTGCTCTGCAGACTGCCCGACACTACCAAGAACGAAATTGCTCTTGGGGACGTTCTTATCCGATGTTTCATGGTTACTTGTGGCGTCCGTGATGAAGCGGGTTATATTTGATATCAGATCAGTGAAGAACAAAATCGTGTACCAGATTTTGGAAGGCGACAATGACCGAACTCTGTTGAATTCTGACAACTACTTGCATGCCGTAAATTTCAAAGTAGACAATGGGCTCCTCGTACCTATGGTAGTCGAATTTGTTCCAGATGATGCTACCGAGGCTGATCCTACTCCTGAAATGGATGAAAGCGTACCCTCACCATCTACTGAGCTTGTCGGCCTGCGTCGTTCCAAGCGTCGAATTATACAACCTGAGCGTTTCCTTGCCTGTGATGCTCCATCAGAGATAGAGATTGGCTATGTTCGAAGCAGGCCATATAAGGTAGATTACAGCTCAGAAGATGATGAATTGTATATACCGCTATCACAGCTGTTTGCCAAACATGCAAGTCATTCAGAAGAGAACACCGAGGCAGAACAAAAGTTTCGTCCTAAGAAGTTGAAGTCCAGTAAGGATGACAATTATTGGAAAACTGAGGAAGAACTTGCATGCAAAAGCGATGATGATGACGACGTTGAATACAAAATCAAGACCAAGTCGAAGAAGGTGAAATCAGGTGCGGGTAAGCTGAAGAGACATCGAGATGAACTTGCCCTTGTTGAATACAGAAGAGACCCTTTAACCCTTGGACATGGTCATCGGAATGTCAACACTACTCCTGAAAAGGGTGCAAACGAGAGCGATGAGTTTCCTGCCAAGTACTATTACCATCACAATCGtaaaacaaagagaaagaatAATTCTGACTTGGATGATATGGACTTCCAAATGAAATGGGATGGAAAAGTATCGACTAGCAGAGCTAGCAGAGTTTTATACAGAAGGCATCACTCTATTCGTTCGAAAAGGGACCCTAATGGAAGAACTTACCCAAGGAGGAGCTTAAATACTGGTGCATACAAGGAACTGATAAATTCATTCTTGAAAGACATGGACTGCACAAATAAGCCAGATGCAAATATTATGGACCAGTGGAACGAATTCAAGGCTGCAAAGAACTCTGACCAACGGAAGGAAACTGAAATGCCAGAAAATGACGATGAAGAGGAGGAAATGTCCGAGACTGAGATGCTGTGGAAAGAAATGGAATTGGCATTGGCATCAGCTTACCTTCAAGATAATGAG GGATCAAATGCTGCTGCGGCAAATGCAAGTCCACCAAAGTCAGACTCAGCTTGCCGAcatgaatttaaattaaacgaaGAAATTGGGATTATCTGCAGCATATGTGGTTTTGTCAGCACTGAAATAAGAGATGTTTCTCCCCCCTTT GTGCAAAATGCCAGTGTGGACACATATGATAGAAAGAGTAATGTAGAAGAACCCGACAATAAGCGAGCTGAGTATGAAGAATTCAATTTCTTCCACACTCGCACTACTCCGGATGATCCTGAGACTTTGTCGGAAGAAAATGACAATGTTTGGGCCCTAATTCCTGAACTCAGAAAGAAATTATTATTCCACCAGAAAAAGGCCTTTGAGTTTCTGTGGAAAAATGTTGCAGGATCTTTGGAACCATCACTCATGGAACGAAAAGCCAAGAAAACCGGTGGTTGCGTTATATCTCATACCCCTGGAGCCGGGAAAACGTTTCTAATCATTGCATTTCTTACTAGCTACCTTAAGTTATTCCCGGGGAAACGACCTCTCGTCCTTGCTCCCAAGACAACACTCTATACCTGGTACAAAGAATTTATCAAATGGCAGATTCCTATACCTGTGTATCTGATTCACGGTCGAAGAACCTACAGAGTGTTCAAGAAGAAGACCGTGAACTTTACAGGAGGCCCGAAGCCAACGGATGATGTCATGCATGTGTTGGATTGCCTGGAAAAAATACAGAAGTGGCATGCACAGCCTAGTGTTCTTGTCATGGGTTATACCTCATTCCTGACGCTGATGCGCGAAGACTCGAAGTTTGTGCACAGAAAATTTATGGCGCAAGTGCTGCGTGAGAGTCCAGGTCTTGTAGTTCTAGATGAAGGGCACAATCCGAGAAGTACTAAATCCAGGCTGAGGAAGGGACTGATGAAAGTTGAAACGGACTTGAGAATATTGCTTTCGGGAACTCTGTTCCAGAACAACTTCTGCGAATACTTCAACACGCTCTGCTTGGCAAGACCGAAGTTTGTGAACGAAGTTTtaagggcgttggacccaaaatacagaaggataaagaaagggaaggaaaaagCGCGCCATTTGATGGAAGCCCGAGCGCGAAAGTTGTTCTTGGATAAGATTGCCAAGAAGATTGATtccaatgaagaagaagatcagAGGATCCAAGGTCTGAATCAATTGAGGCATATAACAAATGGGTTCATCGATGTGTATGAAGGTGGAAATTCAGACACCCTTCCTGGTCTACAGATTTACACCTTGTTGATGAACACTACCGACATACAACGAGATATGTTGGACAGGCTGCAAAACATAATGGCTAACTACAAGGGGTATCCTCTGGAACTTGAACTTCTGATAACCCTCGGATCGATACATCCATGGTTAATCACGACTGCTTGCTGCGCCGGGAAGTTTTTTCGTCCTGAGGAACTGATGGAGCTTGAACAGTACAAGTATGATCTGCACAAAGGGTCAAAAGTCAAGTTTGTTTTGAACCTTGTTTACCAAGTTGTCAGGAATGAGAAGGTTTTGATTTTCTGTCACAACATTGCACCGGTGAGGCTATTTCTTGAACTATTTGAAAGGGTGTTCGGATGGCAGAGAGGCAGAGAAGTTTTGGTTCTCACAGGGGATTTGGAGCTTTTCGACCGAGGAAAGGTGATGGACAAATTTGAAGAGCCCGGCGGAGCCTCAAGGGTCCTGCTTGCATCGATCACAGCTTGTGCCGAGGGAATCAGCTTGACAGCAGCTTCTCGGGTCATCTTGTTGGACTCCGAATGGAACCCTTCTAAGACAAAGCAGGCAATTGCGCGCGCATTTCGGCCTGGACAGCAGAAGGTGGTGTATGTGTATCAGCTCTTGGCAACCGGAACTCTTGAAGAAGACAAGTATGGCAGGACAACTTGGAAGGAGTGGGTGTCAAGCATGATTTTCAGCGAGGCGTTCGTGGAGGACCCGTCACGCTGGCAGGCAGAGAAGATCGAAGACGATGTGTTGAGAGAGATGGTGGCAGAGGACAAGAGCAAATCGTTCCATATGAtcatgaaaaatgaaaaggcTTCAACTGTGGTGAGAGGTAAGGACTaa
- the LOC126628749 gene encoding protein trichome birefringence-like 33 — MCSVSLQPQITPSNTIIRFHMRLMKPPPLSSSSSAAAVFRKARLSPYLFTLLVFILFVCVLYGEDLTCIFGQQLQLTSSSDPIVIRTGKKREKLPFAVGKTDEGCDLFSGRWVFDESTRPLYEESECPYIQPQLTCQEHGRPDKDYQKWRWQPHGCDLPSFNATLMLETLRGKRMMFVGDSLNRGQYVSMICLLHKLIPDDAKSMESFDSDSRTVFTAKTYNATIEFYWAPFLLESNADNAVVHRISDRLVRKGSVNKHGKHWKGVDVLVFNTYLWWMTGLEFKILLGSFNDEVKDIVNVPTTEAYRMAMKTMLRWVRRNMDRKKTRVFFTSMSPSHGKSIEWGGEPGGNCYNQTTLIEDPNYWGSDSRKNIMEVIGEVFGKTTVPISFLNITQLSNYRKDAHTSIYKKQWSPLTPEQLANPVSYADCVHWCLPGLQDTWNELLFAKLFYP, encoded by the exons ATGTGCTCCGTGTCTCTTCAGCCTCAG ATCACACCTTCAAATACAATTATACGATTTCACATGAGACTAATGAAGCCACCGCcgctctcctcctcctcctccgccgccgccgtcTTCCGCAAGGCTCGACTCTCTCCCTACCTCTTCACTCTCCTCGTCTTCATCCTCTTCGTCTGCGTCCTCTACGGCGAGGATCTCACCTGCATTTTCGGCCAGCAGCTCCAACTCACCTCCAGCTCAGACCCAATCGTCATCAGAACAG ggaagaagagagagaagctgCCTTTCGCCGTCGGCAAGACCGACGAAGGGTGTGACTTGTTCAGCGGGAGGTGGGTCTTCGACGAGTCAACTCGGCCGCTTTACGAGGAATCGGAGTGCCCGTACATCCAGCCACAGTTGACCTGCCAAGAACACGGGCGGCCCGACAAGGACTACCAGAAATGGCGGTGGCAGCCCCACGGCTGCGATCTTCCCAG CTTCAATGCCACTTTGATGCTCGAGACGCTACGAGGAAAGCGGATGATGTTCGTTGGAGACTCTCTGAACCGGGGTCAGTATGTTTCCATGATTTGTCTTCTCCACAAACTCATCCCTGATGatgccaaatccatggagaGCTTTGACTCAGACTCGCGAACTGTTTTCACAGCCAAG ACATACAATGCCACAATCGAGTTCTATTGGGCGCCGTTTCTTCTTGAATCAAACGCGGATAATGCTGTCGTCCATAGGATATCTGACAGGCTTGTAAGGAAAGGGTCCGTCAATAAGCATGGCAAACATTGGAAGGGCGTTGATGTATTGGTGTTCAATACTTATCTGTGGTGGATGACCGGCTTGGAATTTAAAATATT ACTAGGTTCCTTCAATGATGAGGTGAAAGATATTGTGAATGTGCCAACGACAGAGGCTTATCGTATGGCGATGAAAACTATGTTAAGATGGGTGCGGAGGAACATGGACCGCAAGAAGACGAGGGTCTTTTTCACTAGCATGTCTCCTTCTCATGGAAA GAGTATAGAATGGGGAGGTGAACCAGGAGGCAACTGTTACAACCAGACTACTTTGATTGAAGATCCAAACTACTGGGGTTCAGATTCCCGGAAAAACATAATGGAGGTAATTGGAGAAGTATTCGGTAAAACGACGGTGCCCATTTCTTTTCTCAACATCACGCAACTTTCAAACTATCGCAAGGATGCACACACATCAATCTACAAGAAGCAGTGGAGCCCTCTGACTCCCGAGCAATTAGCCAACCCTGTTAGCTATGCTGATTGCGTACATTGGTGTTTGCCTGGCCTTCAAGATACCTGGAATGAGCTTCTGTTCGCCAAACTTTTCTATCCTTGA
- the LOC126630615 gene encoding abscisic acid receptor PYL4-like gives MSSPIQFQRPISPPNYHHPTNTIHHKQFQSQAVAAAVDLTRYHSHVMAPNQCCSAVVQSIEAPVQTVWSVVRRFDNPQAYKHFLKSCHVIDGNGDVGTVREVHVVSGLPAGSSTERLEILDDERHVISFSVVGGDHRLTNYRSVTTLHDSPNGVGTVVVESYVVDVPPGNTKEETCVFVDTIVRCNLQSLAQIAESMADKPNTKKPS, from the coding sequence ATGTCTTCACCAATCCAGTTTCAAAGACCAATCAGCCCTCCTAATTATCACCACCCTACAAACACAATCCACCACAAACAATTCCAATCCCAGGCAGTCGCAGCCGCAGTCGACCTCACGCGCTACCACTCCCACGTGATGGCTCCCAACCAGTGCTGCTCTGCCGTCGTGCAATCCATCGAGGCACCTGTCCAGACCGTCTGGTCCGTCGTGCGGCGCTTCGACAACCCACAGGCCTACAAGCACTTCCTCAAGAGCTGCCACGTCATAGACGGAAACGGTGACGTAGGCACGGTCCGGGAGGTTCACGTGGTATCGGGGCTTCCCGCGGGGTCCAGCACGGAGCGCCTGGAGATTCTGGACGACGAGCGGCACGTCATCAGCTTCAGCGTGGTGGGCGGGGACCATCGGCTGACGAACTACCGGTCGGTCACCACACTGCACGACTCACCGAACGGAGTGGGGACCGTCGTCGTCGAGTCGTACGTGGTTGACGTGCCGCCCGGGAACACGAAGGAGGAGACGTGCGTGTTTGTGGACACGATCGTGCGTTGCAACTTGCAGTCGTTGGCTCAGATCGCTGAGAGTATGGCCGATAAGCCAAACACCAAGAAACCCTCATGA
- the LOC126630608 gene encoding SNF2 domain-containing protein CLASSY 1-like isoform X1, which translates to MRMKRKRHLYRAKHPFDANPFEALCCGSWQPVEVLSIRRGKMAMSFGNNHPCIIRDKGPFANLRVRSRHANMYDCTCFLRPGVDICVLSTPEHTDDSEEGSRDPFDHLSLMQVMVDARISSIERVPHESDRCSCQFYVNFYVNQGPLGTERATLNKEAKLVGIDEIFVFQMIDRDAYENQPYRWECSADCPTLPRTKLLLGTFLSDVSWLLVASVMKRVIFDIRSVKNKIVYQILEGDNDRTLLNSDNYLHAVNFKVDNGLLVPMVVEFVPDDATEADPTPEMDESVPSPSTELVGLRRSKRRIIQPERFLACDAPSEIEIGYVRSRPYKVDYSSEDDELYIPLSQLFAKHASHSEENTEAEQKFRPKKLKSSKDDNYWKTEEELACKSDDDDDVEYKIKTKSKKVKSGAGKLKRHRDELALVEYRRDPLTLGHGHRNVNTTPEKGANESDEFPAKYYYHHNRKTKRKNNSDLDDMDFQMKWDGKVSTSRASRVLYRRHHSIRSKRDPNGRTYPRRSLNTGAYKELINSFLKDMDCTNKPDANIMDQWNEFKAAKNSDQRKETEMPENDDEEEEMSETEMLWKEMELALASAYLQDNEGSNAAAANASPPKSDSACRHEFKLNEEIGIICSICGFVSTEIRDVSPPFVQNASVDTYDRKSNVEEPDNKRAEYEEFNFFHTRTTPDDPETLSEENDNVWALIPELRKKLLFHQKKAFEFLWKNVAGSLEPSLMERKAKKTGGCVISHTPGAGKTFLIIAFLTSYLKLFPGKRPLVLAPKTTLYTWYKEFIKWQIPIPVYLIHGRRTYRVFKKKTVNFTGGPKPTDDVMHVLDCLEKIQKWHAQPSVLVMGYTSFLTLMREDSKFVHRKFMAQVLRESPGLVVLDEGHNPRSTKSRLRKGLMKVETDLRILLSGTLFQNNFCEYFNTLCLARPKFVNEVLRALDPKYRRIKKGKEKARHLMEARARKLFLDKIAKKIDSNEEEDQRIQGLNQLRHITNGFIDVYEGGNSDTLPGLQIYTLLMNTTDIQRDMLDRLQNIMANYKGYPLELELLITLGSIHPWLITTACCAGKFFRPEELMELEQYKYDLHKGSKVKFVLNLVYQVVRNEKVLIFCHNIAPVRLFLELFERVFGWQRGREVLVLTGDLELFDRGKVMDKFEEPGGASRVLLASITACAEGISLTAASRVILLDSEWNPSKTKQAIARAFRPGQQKVVYVYQLLATGTLEEDKYGRTTWKEWVSSMIFSEAFVEDPSRWQAEKIEDDVLREMVAEDKSKSFHMIMKNEKASTVVRGKD; encoded by the exons ATGAGGATGAAGAGGAAAAGACATCTGTATCGGGCTAAGCATCCGTTCGATGCTAATC CTTTTGAGGCTCTTTGCTGTGGTTCGTGGCAACCTGTGGAAGTTCTGAGCATCAGGCGTGGTAAGATGGCCATGAGTTTCGGAAACAATCATCCCTGTATAATCAGGGACAAAGGTCCATTCGCGAACCTACGAGTCAGGTCCAGACATGCAAATATGTATGATTGCACCTGCTTTCTGAGGCCGGGTGTTGATATTTGTGTGCTGTCAACCCCTGAACATACAGATGATTCAGAGGAAGGCAGTCGAGATCCA TTTGACCACCTCTCCCTAATGCAGGTGATGGTTGATGCTCGAATAAGCTCGATCGAAAGGGTGCCGCATGAGTCTGATCGGTGCTCATGCCAATTCTATGTGAACTTTTATGTGAACCAAGGACCTCTTGGTACCGAGAGAGCAACACTGAACAAGGAAGCCAAACTGGTTGGAATTGATGAAATTTTCGTCTTCCAAATGATTGACCGGGATGCTTATGAGAATCAACCCTACCGTTGGGAGTGCTCTGCAGACTGCCCGACACTACCAAGAACGAAATTGCTCTTGGGGACGTTCTTATCCGATGTTTCATGGTTACTTGTGGCGTCCGTGATGAAGCGGGTTATATTTGATATCAGATCAGTGAAGAACAAAATCGTGTACCAGATTTTGGAAGGCGACAATGACCGAACTCTGTTGAATTCTGACAACTACTTGCATGCCGTAAATTTCAAAGTAGACAATGGGCTCCTCGTACCTATGGTAGTCGAATTTGTTCCAGATGATGCTACCGAGGCTGATCCTACTCCTGAAATGGATGAAAGCGTACCCTCACCATCTACTGAGCTTGTCGGCCTGCGTCGTTCCAAGCGTCGAATTATACAACCTGAGCGTTTCCTTGCCTGTGATGCTCCATCAGAGATAGAGATTGGCTATGTTCGAAGCAGGCCATATAAGGTAGATTACAGCTCAGAAGATGATGAATTGTATATACCGCTATCACAGCTGTTTGCCAAACATGCAAGTCATTCAGAAGAGAACACCGAGGCAGAACAAAAGTTTCGTCCTAAGAAGTTGAAGTCCAGTAAGGATGACAATTATTGGAAAACTGAGGAAGAACTTGCATGCAAAAGCGATGATGATGACGACGTTGAATACAAAATCAAGACCAAGTCGAAGAAGGTGAAATCAGGTGCGGGTAAGCTGAAGAGACATCGAGATGAACTTGCCCTTGTTGAATACAGAAGAGACCCTTTAACCCTTGGACATGGTCATCGGAATGTCAACACTACTCCTGAAAAGGGTGCAAACGAGAGCGATGAGTTTCCTGCCAAGTACTATTACCATCACAATCGtaaaacaaagagaaagaatAATTCTGACTTGGATGATATGGACTTCCAAATGAAATGGGATGGAAAAGTATCGACTAGCAGAGCTAGCAGAGTTTTATACAGAAGGCATCACTCTATTCGTTCGAAAAGGGACCCTAATGGAAGAACTTACCCAAGGAGGAGCTTAAATACTGGTGCATACAAGGAACTGATAAATTCATTCTTGAAAGACATGGACTGCACAAATAAGCCAGATGCAAATATTATGGACCAGTGGAACGAATTCAAGGCTGCAAAGAACTCTGACCAACGGAAGGAAACTGAAATGCCAGAAAATGACGATGAAGAGGAGGAAATGTCCGAGACTGAGATGCTGTGGAAAGAAATGGAATTGGCATTGGCATCAGCTTACCTTCAAGATAATGAG GGATCAAATGCTGCTGCGGCAAATGCAAGTCCACCAAAGTCAGACTCAGCTTGCCGAcatgaatttaaattaaacgaaGAAATTGGGATTATCTGCAGCATATGTGGTTTTGTCAGCACTGAAATAAGAGATGTTTCTCCCCCCTTT GTGCAAAATGCCAGTGTGGACACATATGATAGAAAGAGTAATGTAGAAGAACCCGACAATAAGCGAGCTGAGTATGAAGAATTCAATTTCTTCCACACTCGCACTACTCCGGATGATCCTGAGACTTTGTCGGAAGAAAATGACAATGTTTGGGCCCTAATTCCTGAACTCAGAAAGAAATTATTATTCCACCAGAAAAAGGCCTTTGAGTTTCTGTGGAAAAATGTTGCAGGATCTTTGGAACCATCACTCATGGAACGAAAAGCCAAGAAAACCGGTGGTTGCGTTATATCTCATACCCCTGGAGCCGGGAAAACGTTTCTAATCATTGCATTTCTTACTAGCTACCTTAAGTTATTCCCGGGGAAACGACCTCTCGTCCTTGCTCCCAAGACAACACTCTATACCTGGTACAAAGAATTTATCAAATGGCAGATTCCTATACCTGTGTATCTGATTCACGGTCGAAGAACCTACAGAGTGTTCAAGAAGAAGACCGTGAACTTTACAGGAGGCCCGAAGCCAACGGATGATGTCATGCATGTGTTGGATTGCCTGGAAAAAATACAGAAGTGGCATGCACAGCCTAGTGTTCTTGTCATGGGTTATACCTCATTCCTGACGCTGATGCGCGAAGACTCGAAGTTTGTGCACAGAAAATTTATGGCGCAAGTGCTGCGTGAGAGTCCAGGTCTTGTAGTTCTAGATGAAGGGCACAATCCGAGAAGTACTAAATCCAGGCTGAGGAAGGGACTGATGAAAGTTGAAACGGACTTGAGAATATTGCTTTCGGGAACTCTGTTCCAGAACAACTTCTGCGAATACTTCAACACGCTCTGCTTGGCAAGACCGAAGTTTGTGAACGAAGTTTtaagggcgttggacccaaaatacagaaggataaagaaagggaaggaaaaagCGCGCCATTTGATGGAAGCCCGAGCGCGAAAGTTGTTCTTGGATAAGATTGCCAAGAAGATTGATtccaatgaagaagaagatcagAGGATCCAAGGTCTGAATCAATTGAGGCATATAACAAATGGGTTCATCGATGTGTATGAAGGTGGAAATTCAGACACCCTTCCTGGTCTACAGATTTACACCTTGTTGATGAACACTACCGACATACAACGAGATATGTTGGACAGGCTGCAAAACATAATGGCTAACTACAAGGGGTATCCTCTGGAACTTGAACTTCTGATAACCCTCGGATCGATACATCCATGGTTAATCACGACTGCTTGCTGCGCCGGGAAGTTTTTTCGTCCTGAGGAACTGATGGAGCTTGAACAGTACAAGTATGATCTGCACAAAGGGTCAAAAGTCAAGTTTGTTTTGAACCTTGTTTACCAAGTTGTCAGGAATGAGAAGGTTTTGATTTTCTGTCACAACATTGCACCGGTGAGGCTATTTCTTGAACTATTTGAAAGGGTGTTCGGATGGCAGAGAGGCAGAGAAGTTTTGGTTCTCACAGGGGATTTGGAGCTTTTCGACCGAGGAAAGGTGATGGACAAATTTGAAGAGCCCGGCGGAGCCTCAAGGGTCCTGCTTGCATCGATCACAGCTTGTGCCGAGGGAATCAGCTTGACAGCAGCTTCTCGGGTCATCTTGTTGGACTCCGAATGGAACCCTTCTAAGACAAAGCAGGCAATTGCGCGCGCATTTCGGCCTGGACAGCAGAAGGTGGTGTATGTGTATCAGCTCTTGGCAACCGGAACTCTTGAAGAAGACAAGTATGGCAGGACAACTTGGAAGGAGTGGGTGTCAAGCATGATTTTCAGCGAGGCGTTCGTGGAGGACCCGTCACGCTGGCAGGCAGAGAAGATCGAAGACGATGTGTTGAGAGAGATGGTGGCAGAGGACAAGAGCAAATCGTTCCATATGAtcatgaaaaatgaaaaggcTTCAACTGTGGTGAGAGGTAAGGACTaa